DNA from Bradyrhizobium diazoefficiens USDA 110:
GCCTGGTGGTTCACCACGTCGAAGCCGATCCAGTTCGTCACCGGCAGGCGGTGCAGATAGATCGTCACGTCGCTGTTGATGTAGCCGAGCCCCTGGTCGCCGGCGTTGGCAAAGGGGCTGGCGAAATCGGCGCCAACAGCGACATGCACGAACGGCGTCATCGGCACGCCGGCAACGAGCTCGCGCACCTCGCTCATCCAGAGCCGGCGCGGACCGAGCGAGCCCATATGGCCGACGATCGGCCGCGTCGTCCATTTGCCGTGCATGCCAAGCCTGGGATCGGTCGGCTTTGGAATGTCGGCCGGTTTCGGCACGTCCCAGTTCGGCGGCGACCAGACATTGCCATCAGGGTTCTGCGTCTTGCGCAGCAGCTGGCAGGAGGCGCGCGCCATGCCGACGCCGCCGGAGACAAATTCCGCCTCGACCACGCGGATGCGCAGGCCGTCACGCACGAGCCGCGTCGTCACTTCGATCGGCTTGTCGATCGTCGGCAGCCGAAACATGTCGACGGTCAGCCGCGCCGGCACGAATTCAGGGCCGGAATGGCGTTCCTCGATGGCGAAGCCGAGCAGGCCGACGATGACGCGTCCGTGCAGCGATTTCGGATCCCACGGGCCATTGGCGACTTCCGTCGGATGGAATGTATCGCCGTCGCGGGTGAAGAAAGGCATGTCTGTCATGACGCGCGACCTTGAAGGAACGCGCGGGGAAATCAAGGGCGCCCGTTCTCCTCGTTCTCCGCTGTCATCGCCCGCGAAGGCGGGCGATCCAGTACTCCGAGACGGTTGTGGTTCAATCGATAGGCCTCGGCGTACTGGATGCCCCGCCTTCGCGGGGCATGACACCGAGAATTAGGTGGCGAGGTCCCACTCCTCACGCACGCCTTCGTCGTGCTCGTTGCCCATCGCGACGGATCTCATCGCCTCAAACGCATCCCGCGCCACCAACTGCGCCAGCGCCCACACCGCAGCACCGCGCACCAATGCGCTCTCATCCCCCAGCAATCGCCGCGCCTCCTCGGCCAGCGCCGCTTCTCCCGAGTTGCCGATCGCGATCAGCACGTTGCGCAAGAAGCGATCGCGGCCGATGCGCTTGACCGGCGACTTCGTGAACAGCGCACGAAACGCCGCATCATCGAGCCGCGCCAATTCGGCGAGGCCAGGCGCACGCAATTCGTCGCGCGCGGCGAGCTTGGCCTCGCGTCCCGCTTGCGCAAACTTGTTCCAGGGGCAGGCGGCGAGGCAATCGTCGCAGCCATAGATGCGGTTGCCGATGGCTTTGCGAAATTCGCGCGGGATCGCGCCCTTGTTCTCGATGGTGAGATACGAGATGCAGCGGCGCGCATCGAGCTTGTACGGCGCGGGGAACGCCGCGGTTGGGCAGATGTCGAGACAGGCTTGGCACGAGCCGCAATGATCGATCTCGGCAGCGTCGCGCGGCAAGTCGAGCGTGGTGTAGATCGCGCCGAGGAACAGCCAGGAGCCGAACTCGCGCGAGACGAGATTGGTGTGCTTGCCCTGCCAGCCCAGATGCGCGGCCTGCGCCAGCGGCTTTTCCATCACCGCGGCGGTGTCGACGAACACCTTCACTTCCGACGGTGCGGCCGCGACCAGCCAGCGCGCCAGCGCCTTCAGGCGCTTCTTGACCAGATCGTGATAGTCGTCTCCCTGCGCATAGACCGAGATCGCCGCGCGCGTGCGCTGCTCGAGGATCGCGAGGGGATCGGCGTCGGGGCCGTAATTGACGCCGAGCATGATGACGCTGCGCACGTCCTGCCACAGCCCGCGCGGATCGACGCGGCGCTCCGGCTGTGCTGCGAGCCAGTCCATGTCGCCATGGCCGCCCGAGGCGATGAATTCGAGGAAGTGTTTTCCGGCCGTCTCGATCGTGCCGGGCTCGGTCACGCCGATGCAGTCGAAGCCGAGCGCCTTTGCCTCGGTCGTCAACTTCGCCTTCAGTTCAGACAGATCGGCAGAGCTCAGAAATCCAGGTCCACATAGGTCCGCGACGCCGGCACGCCGGCGAGCCATTCGCTCAGCAGCGGGCGGAACGACGGGCGGGATTTCACCCGCGCGTACCACGCCTTTGCCGCGTCGTCCTCGCTCCATGGCACGTCGCCCAGATAGTCGATCGCCGAAAGATGCGCCGCGGCGGCGAGATCCGCGTAGGTGAGCCGGTCGCCGGCGAGGAAGTTACGCGTCTGCGCCAGCCAGCCGATATAGGCCAGATGATAGCGCACATTCGCCTTGGCGGCGCGCATCACGTCGGCCGAGGGCGCACCGCCGCCGTTCTCCTCGCTCATGAAGCGCTTGTAGATGCGCTCGGTGACGAGCGGGTGGGAGACCTCCTCGAAGAACTTCTCGTTGAACCAGGCCATCAGCCGGCGCACTTCGACGCGTTCGGGAAGCGTCTCCGGCATCAGGCGCTTGGGTCCCATCCCCGCGCCGTAGGCCTCGTCGACATATTCGGCGATGATCGCCGCGCCCGGTATCGGCGGCTGTTCCTCGTCCACCAGGACCGGCGTGGTGCCGGCGGCATTGAGCAGCAGGAATGCCTCGCGCCGTTCCCAGCTGCGCTCTTCGACCAGCTTGAGGTCGAGCCCGTATTCGCCCGCGATCAAGCGGATGAAGCGCGAATGCGGACAGAACGGATGATGAAACAGCGTAAACATGAAGCCTTTGACTATTTGATGGTGCTTAAGAATCCATCAATGTTTGTGCGGCGCCACACTAGTCCTTCAAAACCGCGAAGCAAGAGCGTGATGTCGTATTTTGCGATTGCAGCATGAAGGCGAATAGGCGAGAAGAACCCCGCTTTTCCAGCGGAAATGGACCGTAAATATGTCAGATGCAATACGGGCAGTGATCCTCGGCATCATCGAGGGTGTGACCGAGTTCCTTCCCGTTTCCTCGACCGGCCACCTCCTGCTTGCGGAGCGCTTCTTTCATCTCGGCGAAGGCGCCTTCTGGGATTCGTTTACGGTTCTGATCCAGCTCGGTGCGATCCTCGCGATCGTCGGGCTGTACTTCAAGAAGCTGTGGGATGTCGTGATCGGCTTCTTCACGGGCGACACCTATTCGCGCCGTTTCGTGATCGGCGTGCTGGTGGCGTTCCTGCCGGCTGTCGTGGTCGGCCTCGTCGCCGGCAAGTACATCAAGAGCGTGCTGTTCAATCCGTGGGTCGTGTGCTTCACGCTGATCGTCGGCGGCGCCATCCTGCTCTGGGTCGACAAACTCGACCTCAAGCCGCGCGAGCATGACGCCACCCGGTTTCCGCTGCTGATGTATCTCTATATCGGCATCGCGCAGTGCGTGGCGATGATCCCGGGCGTATCGCGCTCCGGCGCCAGCATCGTCGCCGCCATGCTGCTGGGCGCGGACAAGCGCGCGGCGGCGGAGTTCTCGTTCTTCCTCGCGATCCCCACCATGATCGGCGCGTTCGCCTACGACTTCTACAAGAACCGCTCCGAGATGACGATGGACCACATGGGCATCGTCGCGATCGGCTTCGTGGTGTCGTTCATCACCGCGGTCATCGTGGTGAAGACGTTTTTGACATACGTCACCCGCCACGGCTTCGTGGTGTTCGCCTGGTGGCGCGTCATCGTCGGCACGCTCGGCCTGATCGCGCTGGCGTTGGGGCGATAACTCTCGAAAGCTTGCTGACGCGCCGGTCCTTGCCGCAAGGACGGTGCGCTCCCTCTCCCGCTTGCGGGAGAGGGCTGGGGAGAGGGTCTCTCCGCAGAGAGACTCGCGATGACGAGAAAGCCTTCACCCGGCGCGCGGGACGATGCTTCGCATCGCCCGGAACGCGCCGACCTCTCCCGCGAGCGGGAGAGGTTAACCGAGCCCGCGGCCTAAGCGGGGCTCAAATGCTCATGCGCTGGAACTGCCCGGCGGCGCGGAAGCGCCAGAGATATTGCGGAGCGATCGCTTCCAGCGAATCCGCCGTGATGCCTAGGCCTTCCAGCGTCAGCCCAGCCGCCTTCGCCGCATCCGACACGACATTGTCGCGCTGGAGCAGCGTGACCTGGTCGGGCGTCAGCTTGAACGCGCCCGGCGCGAATTGCAGGAAGTTGGCCTGGAAGCGGGCAAGCCCAAACGGCAGCGGCACCAGCGTCGGCTTGCGAGCGGTGATCTCGAGGATGGCCTCGATGATCTCGCGCATGGTCAGCACTTCCGGCCCGCCGAGCTCGTAGGTCGCGCCCGCCTTGGCCTTGCCGTCGACCGCATCGGCGATCGCGGTGGCGACATCGCCGACATAGACCGGCTGCATCTTCGTCTCGCCGCCGATCAGCGGCAGCACCGGCGACATCCGGGCCAGCGCCGCAAAGCGGTTGGTGAACTGGTCCTCGGGGCCGAACATCACGGACGGGCGGAAGATCGTGGCCGAGGGCACCGCGGCCAATACCGCCGCCTCGCCGGCCGCCTTGGCCTTGGCATAGCGCGAGGGCGATTCCGCGTCGGCGCCGATCGCCGAGACATGCACCAGGCGGGCCCCTACGGCGGCCGCCGCCTTGGCGACCGTCTCGGCGCCCTTGGCCTGGACCGCGTCGAAGCTCTGTTTGCCACTCTCGGTGAGGATGCCGACCAGGTTGATCACGACATCCGAATCACGCAGCGCCGCCTCGACCGAGGCGGGGTAGCGCAGGTTGGCCTGCACCACATGGACCTGGCCGACCTTGCCGGAGGGCTGGAGGTATCCAGCCAGTTCCGGCCGCCGCACCGCGACCCGGACCCGGTAATCGCGCTTGCACAGCGCCCGGACGACATTTCGGCCCAAAAACCCCGATCCGCCGAAAACCGTGACGAGAGTTTCCAGATTCGATGCCATGGGGATCTTTTCCTGAGGGAGAGTGCGCCTGACGAGGCTTGTATCGAGCCGGTTTGCGATGCGCAATCCGCAAGCCGAAACATGGCTCAAGCATGAATTGACAACGGCGTCACCGAACCGTAGTAACCGCCTCCGTGCCCCAAACGGCATGCCCAGGTGGTGGAATTGGTAGACGCGCTGGCTTCAGGTGCCAGTGGCTTAACGGCCGTGAAGGTTCGAGTCCTTTCCTGGGCACCATTTTGCGGGATCTGGACCCAAAATGGGGCCGCTCCCGGTCTGCGTTGCCGTCGCGAAGATCCCTAGCGGGACAAATCCGCCCGCCCTCAGACCACCCTTTTCCCCGCCCGCTCCGCCACCGCCTTCTGCACAAAATACATCGCGACCAGCGACACGATCGCCGATGCGACGACGACGTAGCCGATCCGGTCGAAATGGATCAGCGAGCCGTCCGGCGCTTGCGCGATGATCGCGCCGGCGAGCATCGAGCCGAGCCCGCCGGAGAGCTGCTGGAGTGAGGCGCTGATCGCGCTGAACGAGCCGCGCTGGCTGGGGTCGGGGATCGCCGACATCAGCGCCTGCGACGGGATCATGCGCGAGAAGATGCCGACGAACATCAGGACGTTGACGAGGATCGCGGTCGCGAGCGAGACGTGGCCGAGATGGGTGTAGATCAGCACCATGATGACAGACACCACGCTGCCGAAGACAAATGTGGGATATTTGCCGAACGCGTCGCTCGCCCGGCCGACCAGCGGGCCCGTGACGATGCTGAACAGGCCGGAGACCAGATAGATCGTCGGCAAATGCAGCATGTCGATGCCGAGATTGTTCACGGTGTAGGCGCTGGAGAACGGCATCAGCATGTACCCGCCCGTCGCCAGCAATGTCGTGACCGCGAAGGCCAGCGTGTAGCGCTTCTGTGCGACGGTCGCGATCAGATGGTGGAACGGGTTCCTGTCCTGCTTCAGCCGCAGATGCGCGTCGACCGGCTCCATGGCGAAGGCAATGATGGCGATCGCCGCGATCGACAGGCCGACGATCGCGGCGAAGCAGACATGCCAGTTCCAGTGATTGGCGAGAAACAGCCCGGCGGGAATGCCGAGCACCTGGCTCGCGGCGAACGCGGTCTGGACGAATCCCATCACGCGGCCGCGCAAATGCAGCGGGAACAGGTCGGTGATGATGGCCAGCACGACCGAGCCGATCACGCCGCCGAACAATCCGGTCACGATCCTGCCGAGCAGCAGCACATGGTAGGTCTGCGCCATTGCGCAGAGCAGGGTGCCGAGCGTGAAGCCGACATAGAAGAACAGCAACAGGCGCTTGCGGTCGAAGCGGTCGGCAAAGCCGGCGGCCAAGATACCCGACAGTCCCGCGCTGAATGCGTAGGCCGACACCGCGACGCCGAATTGGGTGGCCGTGATGTCGAGCGCGGGCATCAGGATGGCGCCGAGCGGCGACATGATGATGAAATCGAGGATGATCGTGAACTGTGTGAACGCGAGCAGCGCGATGAGGAGCGCCTGGTAGCGCGAAAAGCCGCGCTGGCGGTCCTGTTGATCGTCGATAGGCGCTGCGAGCGTCTGTTCGGTCATGACATCTCATTCGTGGTGAGCGGGGCAAGGGCGCGGGGGATCGGCAACAGATGGGGTGGGTGGGGACGATTTTCACGGGGCGCATGACGCAAGTTGTGCCGGACCATGAAGCTCGCGCCGGGTTGTGGGATCCATGCAACAGCCCGGGGGCCGGAAGCCGTCCATCTCCGCTCGCAGCCTTGATCGCATGCCACGCACCTGCCGCGAGATGCTTGGCGGCGATCTGCCGGGGCGCGTGAGGGCATGACCGCGGTTGCGCGGACGGCCCGCAATGGCTACATCGCGGGCAATCCGAATTAGCCTATTGTGCCGACAGACCGATTCGACCCGAGGTTTTGAAACGCCATGACCGTACGCCTGCACCGCGGCGACCTGCCCGACCTGTCCCGCTACACCGGAGCGGTGGCGATCGACACCGAGACCATGGGGCTGAACCCGCACCGCGACCGGCTCTGCGTGGTGCAGCTCTCGCCCGGCGACGGCAGTGCCGACGTCGTGCAGATCCCCAAGGGCCACACCGACGCGCCGAACCTGAAGGCGCTCTTGGCCAATCCCGCCATCACCAAGATCTTCCACTTCGCGCGGTTCGACGTCGCGGTGCTGTACCAGAGCTTCGGCGTCATGACCGGACCGATCTATTGCACCAAGATCGCCTCCCGCCTGACCCGCACCTATACCGACCGCCACGGCCTCAAGGACCTCGTGCGCGAGGTCCTCAATGTCGACCTCTCCAAGCAGCAGCAATCCAGCGACTGGGGCTCCGACAGCCTGACCGAGCCGCAGCTCGCCTATGCCGCCTCCGACGTGCTGCACCTGCACGCCCTGCGCGAGCGGCTCGACGCCATGCTGGTCCGTGAGGGCCGTACGGGGCTGGCGAAGGCCTGCTTCGACTTCCTGCCGACCCGCGCCTTGCTCGACCTCCAGGGCTGGGCGGAAGAGGACATTTTCGCGCATTCCTGACACCTCGACGGGCGGCTAGGTTGGGCCAATCGCCCCGTTTCGGACACTTTCGTATCGGCCTGTCCGAGGCTGCATATTCAGGCGGCGCCGGGTACAATGGCGCGCACTTGACCGGACCAGGCGAGCGACACCTCAGGAGCCCAGGTGAATTCGGCCCAGAATCCCACCTACGACGCCGCGCTTGCGGCGAAGTTTGCCAGCGCGGCGCGCCACAGCCGCCTGGTGCGGATTCTGCGCGTCGCGGTCCCGGGCGCGGTGCTGTTGTCCCTGGCCGCCATCGTCGGCGTCTCGATCTTCAATCCATTTCGCATGCTGTTGCCGAAGCTGCCGCTCGATTCCGGAAACCTGGTGGTATCGGGCACCAAGATCACGATGGAATCGCCGCACCTCGCCGGCTACACGCCGGACCGGCGGCCGTACGAGCTCTGGGCCAAGACCGCGACGCAGGACATCACCGACCCCGACCATGTCGATCTCTCGGACCTTCGCGCAAAGGTCCTGATGGAAGATCAATCGACCCTGTTCCTTGATGCCCGCACCGGCCGCTTCGACAACAAGCAGCAGCAGCTCGACCTGCACAAGGACATCTTTCTGCGCACCTCGACCGGCTATGAGGCGCGGCTGAACTCGGCCTTCGTCGACATGGGCAAGGGCACGGTCTCGTCGGACGAACGTGTCGACGTCAAGCTGACCAACGGCACGCTGACCGCGGATCGGCTGCGCATCACGGAAGGCGGCGATCTCATCCGCTTCGAGGGCAATGTGGTGATGCATCTGGACAAGCTGGATGACCCCGCCGCTGCTCAGCCCGCGCCGGCCGAGCCGACGCCGCCGGTGAAGACACGTACGCCGCAGAACAAGTCCGCCAATTCAAAGTGATTTTCATGATCAGGTTTTTCCCGCGCAACGACAGCAAACGGTGCGCCGCCATCGGTGCGGCCGCGCTTGCCGCCACTGTCGCGCTGATGGCAATGGGCGCGGCGATCGCACAGAGCACGATGCAAGGCGTGCCGAATGCGATGCAGGGCTTCTCGCAGAACCGCGATCAGCCGATCCAGATCGAGGCCGCTTCGCTCGAGATGCGCGACAAGAAGAAGGAGGCGACCTTCGCCGGCAACGTGAAGGTCATCCAGGGCGACACCACCATGACCTCGAAGACGCTGGTGGTGTTCTACGAATCCGGCGGCGACAAGCCGGCGACGCCGCAGCCCGCGGCGAAGGGAGCCAAGGCGGCCCCGATGCAGTCGGCGACGCCGGGCCCGGGCGGCAGTTCCTCGATCAAGCGGCTGGAGGCGCGCGGCAATGTCGTGGTCACCCAGAAGGACCAGGTGGTCACCGGCGACACCGCCGTGTTCGACACCAAGACCAACCTCATCACCATGCTCGGCGGCACGGGTCAGGTGGTCCTGACGCAGTGCAAGAACGTGCTACAGGGTGACCGATTGGTGGTCGACATGACCACAGGCGTCTCACGGGTGGAGTCGGACAGCGGCAAGGTACGGGGCCTGTTCGACCAGAACAGCAAGTGCGGAACGCAGGCGGGCCCTGGCTCAGGTCCAGCCCTGCAATTGCCCGGCGCAACTAAACCGAAGTAAATTCAACAGCTTGTGTCGGGCGCTCCCGATCCGAGGTTGAAGCTTGCCCGGCGAGACTGTATCTAGCGCGCAGGGCTTTCGAAGCGGGGTCCTCCGCTTATCGGGCGTGTTTCACTGGGCATGAGACATCCCTTCACCCATGCTGCGTCGGCGAATCGTAACGCCGCCGCGGCAGATCGCGCGAAGACCGCGCAAAAACTGCGCGAGGCTAGAAGGCGGGGATGGTCGATCTTTTCAGCATGTTCCGTCGGCGCCCCGCCAAGCGCGGCCGGCCAGGATTTGCGCGTCAGGACATCACCGCGCTCGGTGACAGCGTCGGCGGGCTGGTGGCGAGCCCCGTGCGCGACGCGCCGCCGATCGCCCGGGACCAGCCGATGCACGCGCCCGACCACTTTCAGGCCGATTATCAAACCGAGCCGCCGCGGGCGCAGGCGGTCCACCCGGTCAGGGCCGCCGCCAGGCCGAACGGCGCCGGCGGGCCGCAGCTTCTGAAGCGGCCGGGCTTCCTGGCTGTGCATAGCGTGGAAAAAGCCTTCGGCAGCCGCCAGGTGGTGCGCGGCGTCAGCATCTATGTGCGCCGCGGCGAGGCGGTCGGCCTGCTCGGTCCGAACGGCGCCGGCAAGACCACCGTGTTCTACATGATCACCGGCCTGATCAAGGCCGATCGCGGCGCGATCGAGCTCGACGGCCACGACGTCACCAAGCTGCCGATGTATCAGCGCGCGCGGCTCGGCATCGGCTATCTGCCGCAGGAAGCCTCGATCTTCCGCGGCCTCACCGTCGAGCAGAATATCCGCGCCGTGCTCGAAGTGGTCGAGCCTTCGCGCAAGAAGCGCGAGCAGCAGCTCGACTCGCTGCTCGACGAATTCAACATCACGCGCCTGCGCAAATCACCGTCGATCGCGTTGTCCGGCGGCGAGCGGCGCCGCGTCGAGATCGCGCGCGCGCTGGCGACGCGTCCGAACTACATGCTGCTCGACGAGCCCTTCGCCGGCATCGATCCGATCGCGGTCGGCGACATCCAGGATCTCGTCCGCCATCTCACCAATCGCGGCATCGGCGTACTCATCACCGACCACAATGTGCGCGAGACGCTCGGCCTCACCGATCGTGCCTATATCGTCTATGCCGGGGAAATCTTGACCGAGGGCAGCCCGGATGAGATCGTCGCCGATCCGGACGTTCGCCGCCTTTACCTTGGCGAGGAATTCCGCCTCTAGCCTGTTTTTGCGCTACGTCAAGACGTGTACATCAGGCTCAGACTAGGATAAGCAAAAATCGGACCAACTTTTTGGGATCGGTTCTTGCTTCATGGCGCTCACGCAGAGATTAGAGTTCCGGCAATCGCAGTCGCTGGTCATGACGCCGCAGCTGATGCAGGCGATCAAGCTGCTGCAATTGTCCAATCTCGATCTCACGACCTTCGTGGAAGAGGAACTCGAGCGTAATCCGCTGCTGGAGCGGGCCAATGACGAGGCCTCCGGCGGCGAAGCCCCGGCCGAGGCCGGCCAGTTCAGCGATTCCGACGGCGGCCACAACGACGAGCCGGGCGGGGGTCCGGGCGAGGCGTTCGAGCCGGGCCAGGAAGAATGGATGAGCAAGGATCTCGGCACCCGCGCCGAGATCGAGCAGACCCTGGACACGGGCCTGGACAACGTCTTCTCCGAGGAGCCGGCCGAGGCCGCGGCGCGCAACGCCCAGGACGCCGCGCCGACCACCTACACGGAATGGGGCGGCGGCGCCTCCGGCGACGAGGACTACAATCTCGAGGCGTTCGTCGCCGCCGAGGTCACGCTCGGCGATCATCTCGCCGAGCAGCTCTCGGTCGCATTCACCGCACCCGCACAGCGCATGATCGGCCAGTACCTGATCGATCTCGTCGACGAGGCCGGCTATCTGCCGCCGGATCTCGGCCAGGCCGCCGAGCGACTTGGCGCCTCGCAGCAGGAGGTCGAGGACGTCCTGGCCGTGCTGCAAAAATTCGATCCGCCCGGCGTCTGCGCGCGCAATTTGAGCGAATGCCTGGCGATCCAGCTCCGCGAGCTCGACCGCTACGACCCGGCGATGCAGGCGCTGGTCGAGCATCTCGATCTCCTCGCCAAGCGCGACATCGCGGGCTTGCGCAAGGTTTGCGGCGTCGACGACGAGGACATCGCCGACATGATCGGCGAGATCCGCCGTCTCAACCCCAAGCCCGGCATGAAATTCGGCGCGGCGCGGCTCCAGACCATGGTGCCCGATGTCTATGTCCGTCCGGGTCCGGATGGCGGCTGGCATGTCGAGCTCAACAGCGACACCTTGCCGCGCGTGCTGGTCAACCAGACCTACTATTCCGAGCTGTCGAAGAAGATCGGCAAGGACGGCGACAAGTCCTATTTCACCGACGCGCTCCAGAACGCGACCTGGCTCGTTCGCGCGCTCGACCAGCGCGCCCGCACCATCCTGAAAGTTGCAACCGAGATCGTGCGCCAGCAGGACGGCTTCTTCACCCATGGCGTCGCGCATTTGCGGCCGCTGAACCTGAAGGCCGTCGCCGACGCCATCCAGATGCATGAATCCACGGTGTCGCGCGTCACTGCCAACAAATACATGGCGACCAACCGCGGCACGTTCGAGCTGAAATATTTCTTCACCGCCTCGATCGCCTCGGCCGACGGCGGCGAGGCGCATTCGGCCGAAGCCGTGCGCCACCACATCAAGCAGCTGATCGATTCGGAAGCGCCGGCCGCGATCCTGTCGGATGATACCATCGTGGAACGGTTACGCGCTTCGGGCATTGATATTGCCCGCCGCACGGTCGCGAAGTACCGCGAAGCCATGCGCATTCCTTCCTCGGTGCAACGTCGCCGCGACAAGCAGAGCGCTCTTGGTAACGTCCTCTCTACCGCAATGTCCGATCGCTCCCGCAACCCCGAGCCGGCCTGATTGCGCTGGCGCCAAATCGCGCTACTCTCAATCTCCCATCGAGACCGATCCATGCGCGCGCATGATCCGGACCCGGAGGGCCGCGCCAGCGCCAGGTGTGCAGCGGTTGTCCGCATGGATCACGCGCAGACAAGAACCTAACCAGGTGAGGTTCACATGACTCTCCGCATTTCGGGAAAGAGCGTCAGTGTCGGCGAGGCCCTGCGCGGCCGCGTTTCCGACCGGACCGAAGAGGTCCTGCGCAAATATTTCGACGGCAATTATTCCGGCCACATCACGCTGAGCAAGGATGGCTTCGGCTTCCGGACCGATTGCGCGCTGCATCTCGATTCGGGAATTACGCTGGAGGCCGATTCGAACGCGCCGGATGCCTATGCCAGCGCCGACCAGGCGCTCGTGATGATCGAGAAGCGGCTCAAGCGCTACAAGAGCCGGCTCAAGGACCGCTCGGCCCGCAAGGCCCATGTCGCCTCCGCCGCTCTCGCGGCCATGGACGCCACCAGCTACGTGCTGGAAGCGCCGGGCGAGGGTGAGGACGAGGACGAGGTCACCGGCTACAGCCCGGTGATCATCGCCGAGGCAACCACCTCGCTGAAGCAGCTGTCGGTCAGCGAAGCCGTCATGGAACTCGACCTCAGCGGGGCACCCTGCCTGGTGTTCCAGCATGGCTCCAGCGGCCGGGTGAACATCATTTACCGCCGGGCCGACGGCAATGTGGGCTGGGTCGACCCGCCCGGAGGCAAGGCAGATGGCAAAGCGGGCGGTTAGGGCCGGATTCGGGCCCCGTACGATCCGCAGGCCTTAACAATGACCGGGGCAAA
Protein-coding regions in this window:
- the rpoN gene encoding RNA polymerase factor sigma-54 yields the protein MALTQRLEFRQSQSLVMTPQLMQAIKLLQLSNLDLTTFVEEELERNPLLERANDEASGGEAPAEAGQFSDSDGGHNDEPGGGPGEAFEPGQEEWMSKDLGTRAEIEQTLDTGLDNVFSEEPAEAAARNAQDAAPTTYTEWGGGASGDEDYNLEAFVAAEVTLGDHLAEQLSVAFTAPAQRMIGQYLIDLVDEAGYLPPDLGQAAERLGASQQEVEDVLAVLQKFDPPGVCARNLSECLAIQLRELDRYDPAMQALVEHLDLLAKRDIAGLRKVCGVDDEDIADMIGEIRRLNPKPGMKFGAARLQTMVPDVYVRPGPDGGWHVELNSDTLPRVLVNQTYYSELSKKIGKDGDKSYFTDALQNATWLVRALDQRARTILKVATEIVRQQDGFFTHGVAHLRPLNLKAVADAIQMHESTVSRVTANKYMATNRGTFELKYFFTASIASADGGEAHSAEAVRHHIKQLIDSEAPAAILSDDTIVERLRASGIDIARRTVAKYREAMRIPSSVQRRRDKQSALGNVLSTAMSDRSRNPEPA
- the lptB gene encoding LPS export ABC transporter ATP-binding protein — its product is MVDLFSMFRRRPAKRGRPGFARQDITALGDSVGGLVASPVRDAPPIARDQPMHAPDHFQADYQTEPPRAQAVHPVRAAARPNGAGGPQLLKRPGFLAVHSVEKAFGSRQVVRGVSIYVRRGEAVGLLGPNGAGKTTVFYMITGLIKADRGAIELDGHDVTKLPMYQRARLGIGYLPQEASIFRGLTVEQNIRAVLEVVEPSRKKREQQLDSLLDEFNITRLRKSPSIALSGGERRRVEIARALATRPNYMLLDEPFAGIDPIAVGDIQDLVRHLTNRGIGVLITDHNVRETLGLTDRAYIVYAGEILTEGSPDEIVADPDVRRLYLGEEFRL
- the hpf gene encoding ribosome hibernation-promoting factor, HPF/YfiA family; this translates as MTLRISGKSVSVGEALRGRVSDRTEEVLRKYFDGNYSGHITLSKDGFGFRTDCALHLDSGITLEADSNAPDAYASADQALVMIEKRLKRYKSRLKDRSARKAHVASAALAAMDATSYVLEAPGEGEDEDEVTGYSPVIIAEATTSLKQLSVSEAVMELDLSGAPCLVFQHGSSGRVNIIYRRADGNVGWVDPPGGKADGKAGG